One window of the Novipirellula caenicola genome contains the following:
- a CDS encoding class II fumarate hydratase translates to MTQYRTEHDSMGDVQVPAEAYYGAQTQRAVENFPISGWELMPSMISAMGLVKFACGVANRDLQKLTGSGKNPLTDAQVEAMLQAAQEVADGKLADQFPIDVFQTGSGTSSNMNINEVISNRAIEIAGGDRLGLEKPIHPNDHVNMGQSTNDTFPTAIHVATAIQIQTKLLPALRKMHASLADKAKQWDKIIKIGRTHLMDATPLRLGQEFGGFARQLELSISRAEAARDAVLELAVGGTAVGSGINTHPEFGARVAKELANKTGIAFVEAANHFEANATRDALVQSHGELKCVAQTLFNVSNSIRWLGSGPRCGFFEIQLPSRQPGSSIMPGKVNPVMCESMMQLTARVMGNDTCITVSGAAGGNFQLNIMMPVMGHTILESIHLLSNGCDAFVEFCLEGMEANEQACEASVEKSLSMCTSLNPLIGYEQAAKLAKEAFASGQTIRELCREKGILPEDTLTEALDPWKMTEPQA, encoded by the coding sequence ATGACCCAGTACCGCACCGAACATGATTCCATGGGCGACGTTCAAGTGCCCGCCGAGGCTTATTACGGAGCCCAAACTCAGCGAGCTGTTGAAAACTTTCCGATCAGCGGTTGGGAATTGATGCCGTCAATGATCTCGGCGATGGGATTGGTCAAATTTGCCTGTGGCGTCGCGAATCGCGATCTGCAGAAATTGACTGGATCCGGCAAAAATCCGCTGACGGACGCTCAAGTCGAAGCAATGCTGCAAGCGGCCCAAGAAGTCGCCGACGGCAAGCTTGCCGACCAGTTCCCGATCGATGTTTTCCAAACAGGCTCGGGAACCAGCAGCAACATGAATATCAACGAGGTGATCAGCAATCGTGCGATCGAGATCGCTGGCGGTGATCGCTTGGGACTGGAAAAGCCGATTCATCCCAACGACCATGTGAACATGGGGCAGAGTACCAACGATACCTTCCCGACAGCGATTCATGTGGCCACGGCGATTCAAATCCAAACCAAGCTGCTGCCAGCGCTTCGCAAAATGCACGCGTCGCTGGCTGACAAGGCGAAACAGTGGGACAAGATCATCAAGATCGGACGCACTCACTTGATGGACGCGACGCCGCTGCGGTTAGGCCAAGAATTTGGTGGGTTTGCCCGGCAACTCGAATTGTCGATTTCGCGAGCCGAGGCCGCTCGGGATGCGGTTTTGGAGTTGGCTGTCGGTGGTACCGCCGTGGGCAGCGGCATCAACACGCACCCTGAATTTGGTGCTCGTGTTGCCAAAGAACTGGCCAACAAAACCGGGATTGCGTTTGTCGAAGCGGCGAATCATTTCGAAGCCAATGCAACGCGAGACGCGTTGGTGCAATCGCACGGAGAACTTAAATGTGTCGCACAGACATTGTTTAACGTTTCCAACAGCATTCGATGGCTCGGCAGCGGTCCGCGTTGTGGTTTCTTTGAAATTCAATTGCCAAGCCGCCAACCGGGCAGCTCGATCATGCCTGGCAAGGTCAACCCGGTGATGTGCGAATCGATGATGCAGTTGACCGCTCGTGTGATGGGCAACGACACCTGCATCACCGTTAGCGGTGCGGCGGGAGGAAATTTCCAGCTGAACATCATGATGCCCGTGATGGGGCATACGATTCTCGAGTCGATTCACTTGTTATCAAACGGTTGCGATGCGTTTGTCGAATTTTGTCTCGAGGGAATGGAGGCAAACGAGCAGGCGTGTGAAGCATCGGTCGAAAAAAGCTTGTCGATGTGCACCAGTCTGAATCCGCTGATCGGTTACGAGCAAGCTGCGAAATTGGCCAAGGAGGCGTTTGCATCGGGACAAACGATTCGCGAACTGTGTCGTGAAAAGGGAATTTTGCCCGAGGACACCCTCACCGAAGCACTTGATCCTTGGAAAATGACCGAGCCCCAGGCGTGA
- a CDS encoding ATP-binding cassette domain-containing protein yields the protein MLQVRSLVKTFSLDDGEVRAVDDLSLTVPQEEVYGLLGPNGAGKTTTLRIILGLLEPDSGYTAVDGIHTTVDPIAVKSRLGFVSSNDGVYPWLSVREMLLYFGDLYGVDPDLAATRAEELSKLMGIEHLLDRRAGTLSTGQRQRVTLVRGLIHDPPVMLLDEPTRGLDVVGVQTIFEYIGHLRQAGKAVVVCTHRLDEAERLCDRFGLLHQGRLEYEGDMSELRQATGREHLVDMFVDLMNGEAAA from the coding sequence ATGCTTCAAGTCCGTTCGCTCGTTAAAACTTTTTCGCTCGACGACGGCGAAGTCCGCGCGGTGGACGACTTGTCGCTGACGGTGCCGCAGGAAGAGGTGTATGGATTGTTGGGCCCCAACGGAGCGGGAAAGACAACCACGCTGCGAATTATTCTCGGGTTGCTTGAACCCGACAGCGGCTACACGGCGGTCGACGGGATTCATACCACGGTCGATCCTATCGCAGTCAAGTCGCGATTGGGATTTGTGTCATCCAACGATGGCGTTTATCCGTGGCTGAGTGTTCGCGAGATGTTGTTGTATTTCGGCGATCTGTATGGCGTCGATCCTGATCTTGCAGCGACCCGCGCCGAAGAGCTGTCAAAGCTGATGGGAATCGAGCATTTGCTCGATCGACGGGCTGGGACGCTCAGCACCGGTCAACGCCAACGCGTGACGCTCGTGCGCGGTTTGATTCACGATCCGCCGGTGATGTTGTTGGACGAACCGACGCGTGGTTTGGACGTCGTCGGCGTGCAAACGATTTTTGAATACATCGGTCATTTGCGGCAAGCCGGAAAGGCCGTGGTGGTGTGCACGCACCGACTCGATGAAGCCGAGCGATTGTGTGATCGATTTGGCTTGTTGCATCAAGGCCGATTGGAATACGAAGGCGACATGAGTGAACTGCGGCAAGCCACCGGTCGCGAACACCTTGTTGATATGTTTGTCGACTTGATGAACGGCGAGGCGGCAGCATGA
- a CDS encoding alpha/beta hydrolase family protein — MKPTHLVFTALLLLSAPLSAKEPATDPATSAAASPLHSMVDAAKQVPTMRWEDRSGPVHQLIYEGESFQGHPTEVFAFYASPSTLGENTTAANQTNKTKYPAVVLIHGGGGTAFAEWAWLWAKRGYAAIAMDLAGSRPIDPVYDSKTGEPIRNQTARRETRTRLPLGGPDQGHDTKFDSIGADVSDDWPFHAASSVLRAHSLIRSFDEVDAEQTAVTGISWGGYTTCLAASLDDRFNAAVPVYGCGFLFEGESVQKPSIDQLGERRNAWIQAYDPSSVLTQCRVPILFVNGTNDKHYPLDSYQKSFDAVPGEKQMRIEVNMPHGHPAGWAPQEIGLFIDSHCRGGVPLATLETPVVQENEVHVQYKSQTPLKSATLHYTTDTGLRSERTWKSIPGKITDAAIIAAPPQDANTWFVSVTDERDAMVTTPLQFQ, encoded by the coding sequence ATGAAACCCACTCACCTCGTGTTTACAGCCTTGCTGCTGCTATCCGCACCGCTGTCCGCAAAAGAGCCCGCGACAGATCCGGCAACATCCGCCGCAGCCAGCCCACTGCACTCGATGGTCGATGCAGCAAAACAAGTTCCAACGATGCGTTGGGAAGACCGATCAGGACCAGTGCATCAATTGATTTACGAGGGAGAATCGTTTCAAGGGCATCCGACCGAAGTGTTCGCGTTCTACGCATCGCCGAGCACGCTTGGTGAAAACACGACGGCTGCAAACCAGACCAACAAAACAAAGTACCCCGCGGTCGTACTGATTCACGGCGGCGGTGGGACGGCGTTTGCCGAGTGGGCTTGGTTGTGGGCCAAACGCGGATATGCCGCCATCGCGATGGATTTAGCGGGATCACGTCCGATCGATCCGGTATACGATTCAAAGACGGGAGAGCCAATTCGCAATCAAACCGCACGCCGCGAAACCAGAACGCGATTGCCGCTCGGTGGACCAGACCAAGGACACGACACCAAGTTTGATTCGATTGGTGCCGATGTTTCTGATGACTGGCCCTTTCACGCCGCATCCAGCGTGCTTCGCGCTCATTCACTGATCCGCTCGTTTGACGAAGTCGATGCCGAACAAACCGCGGTCACCGGAATCAGCTGGGGTGGCTACACAACGTGTCTGGCTGCGTCGCTTGACGATCGCTTCAACGCCGCCGTTCCCGTCTATGGTTGCGGGTTTCTATTCGAAGGCGAATCGGTTCAAAAACCATCAATTGACCAACTTGGCGAACGTCGCAATGCATGGATCCAAGCCTACGATCCTTCGAGCGTGCTGACTCAGTGCCGCGTTCCGATCTTGTTTGTCAATGGAACCAACGACAAACATTATCCGCTGGACAGTTATCAAAAGAGCTTTGATGCCGTTCCAGGTGAAAAGCAGATGCGAATCGAAGTCAACATGCCGCACGGCCATCCCGCCGGATGGGCACCGCAAGAGATCGGCCTTTTTATCGATTCCCATTGTCGCGGCGGCGTGCCGCTGGCGACGCTTGAAACTCCGGTCGTGCAAGAAAACGAGGTGCACGTTCAATATAAAAGCCAGACGCCGCTCAAATCGGCAACGCTGCACTACACGACTGACACGGGACTGCGATCCGAACGCACATGGAAAAGCATTCCTGGCAAAATCACCGATGCGGCGATCATCGCCGCTCCACCCCAAGACGCCAACACTTGGTTCGTTTCGGTCACCGACGAGCGTGACGCAATGGTGACCACGCCGCTGCAGTTTCAATGA
- a CDS encoding MlaD family protein: MDDNKLRFGVGVLVVSAIGIGIILTFLFGAFPNVLNQDYTLLVEFPSAEGVSPNTPVLRDGVRIGRVDEISLLPEGGVLVSLAMDSTKPIDRHYIPTIGNSSLVTGDAAIEFVRATEEELEKALGGKMELVSTRFAHEDYLDYGQKSKNPYNVLFSMEGQMLETMESIRKAGDSIALAGENVNLLAVEVKDTVGGADQNMDRLAQEAVETLEEFQGAIRDVRKTVGNPLIQENIERSMAQLPQLLMNAQKTLDSTRETFESFRRVGDRFERVGATAEETIATAQRSVASFDRTMQNVEKFTEPLGQRGGELVEQVLRTLASADVALAELETLGRAVNNSDGSFKRFLEDDEIYWQVRRTIENIEQASARIRPILDDVRIFSDKIARDPRELGVRGALSKRPSGAGFK; encoded by the coding sequence ATGGATGATAATAAACTACGGTTCGGCGTCGGGGTGCTCGTCGTTTCCGCGATCGGCATCGGCATCATTTTGACGTTCTTGTTCGGCGCATTCCCCAACGTACTGAATCAAGACTATACGCTGTTGGTCGAGTTTCCATCGGCCGAAGGGGTCAGCCCCAACACCCCGGTGCTTCGCGACGGAGTACGGATCGGGCGGGTGGACGAGATCTCGCTGCTTCCCGAAGGAGGCGTTTTGGTTTCATTGGCGATGGACAGCACCAAGCCAATTGACCGCCACTACATCCCCACGATCGGAAATAGCTCGCTAGTGACCGGTGACGCTGCGATTGAGTTCGTGCGAGCGACCGAAGAAGAGCTAGAAAAAGCATTGGGCGGCAAAATGGAATTGGTGAGCACTCGCTTTGCCCACGAAGATTACCTGGACTACGGCCAAAAATCCAAAAACCCGTATAACGTGCTGTTCAGCATGGAAGGGCAGATGTTGGAAACGATGGAGTCGATCCGCAAGGCGGGCGATTCGATTGCGCTGGCCGGCGAGAACGTGAACCTACTTGCCGTCGAAGTCAAAGACACGGTAGGAGGGGCCGATCAAAACATGGACCGACTGGCTCAGGAAGCGGTCGAAACACTCGAAGAATTCCAAGGCGCGATCCGCGATGTGCGAAAAACCGTAGGCAACCCGTTAATTCAAGAGAACATTGAACGTTCGATGGCCCAGTTGCCGCAACTGTTGATGAATGCACAAAAAACACTCGACAGCACCCGAGAAACGTTCGAGAGTTTCCGTCGGGTTGGCGATCGATTTGAACGAGTGGGCGCCACCGCGGAAGAAACCATCGCGACGGCGCAGCGATCGGTGGCAAGTTTTGATCGCACGATGCAGAATGTCGAAAAATTCACCGAACCTCTCGGTCAGCGTGGCGGTGAACTGGTCGAACAGGTGCTGCGAACGTTGGCCAGCGCCGACGTTGCCCTGGCAGAACTTGAAACGTTGGGCCGAGCGGTCAACAACAGCGACGGATCGTTCAAACGATTCCTCGAAGACGATGAAATCTATTGGCAAGTTCGCCGCACGATCGAAAACATCGAACAGGCCTCGGCACGCATCCGGCCGATCCTCGATGACGTCCGCATCTTTAGTGACAAAATTGCACGCGACCCTCGCGAGTTAGGCGTCCGTGGTGCCCTATCCAAACGCCCCTCGGGTGCCGGTTTTAAATAG
- a CDS encoding fumarylacetoacetate hydrolase family protein, with the protein MPICRFSDAEGNPQFAIYEGSRICPLSSLTDAPVTQAELLAGGAKWLADLPKPSESQWQPAPDKLLPPIDTPEKVICIGLNYRDHAIETGSEIPSEPVVFSKFNTAIVGHGDAIRLPRVSEQVDYEAELVVVIGKTAKHVSADDAMDCVYGYTCGHDVSARDWQKGRPAGQWLLGKSFDTFAPVGPCVVTTGEMTDPSDVRVKMHLNDEVVQNSTTAQLIFNIGELIAHLTKIMTLHPGDLIFTGTPPGVGVARKPPVFLKPGDVCKVEIDGIGTLSNPCVAE; encoded by the coding sequence ATGCCCATTTGCCGATTCAGCGACGCTGAGGGGAACCCGCAGTTTGCGATTTACGAGGGCTCGCGGATCTGTCCGCTCTCTTCGCTGACCGATGCTCCGGTGACTCAAGCGGAACTATTGGCGGGAGGTGCGAAGTGGCTCGCGGACCTGCCCAAGCCAAGCGAATCGCAGTGGCAACCGGCTCCTGACAAGCTGCTGCCTCCGATCGACACGCCGGAGAAAGTGATTTGCATCGGCCTGAATTACCGCGACCACGCGATCGAAACCGGTTCTGAAATCCCCTCGGAACCCGTCGTGTTCAGCAAATTCAATACAGCCATTGTCGGGCATGGCGATGCGATTCGCTTGCCGCGAGTTTCAGAGCAAGTCGATTACGAAGCCGAATTGGTGGTCGTGATCGGCAAAACGGCCAAGCACGTCTCGGCCGACGACGCGATGGATTGCGTCTACGGATACACCTGCGGGCATGATGTCTCGGCTCGCGATTGGCAAAAAGGACGCCCGGCGGGCCAATGGTTGCTGGGCAAGAGCTTTGACACGTTCGCTCCCGTCGGCCCCTGTGTCGTGACCACTGGCGAAATGACCGACCCCAGCGACGTGCGGGTAAAAATGCATCTCAATGACGAAGTTGTCCAAAACAGCACCACCGCTCAGCTGATTTTTAACATTGGCGAATTGATTGCGCATCTCACTAAAATCATGACACTCCATCCCGGTGACCTGATTTTCACTGGCACTCCCCCCGGGGTCGGTGTCGCCCGAAAGCCGCCCGTTTTCTTAAAACCAGGCGATGTCTGCAAAGTCGAAATTGATGGCATTGGCACCTTGAGTAACCCGTGTGTCGCGGAATAG
- a CDS encoding alpha/beta hydrolase encodes MSETRLIKPHQSRLKRVVGAAMRITVIGYATILVFMVAMETRLVYPGAFMNIPPDSAPGVVSVDYESADGTTLTGQLYEHPNAAHTLVYFHGNGITAARESTTAAWLGNQLKANVFVPEYRGFDGMPGSPDEAGVIADAVAGRDFACQRFSIQPTDLILYGQSLGGGCAVAVAAQGGAKLLVLDRTFDRMVDVAADKYQFIPVKFLMRNRYDSIARIQNYSGPLVQMHGDDDRLIPIQHGKRLYDESGCSPKHFVEIDAMGHNDPTPPWAWNECRETIDTFLSNSP; translated from the coding sequence ATGTCTGAAACACGTTTGATAAAACCCCACCAAAGCCGACTCAAACGCGTTGTTGGTGCAGCGATGCGGATTACCGTCATCGGGTACGCAACGATCTTGGTCTTCATGGTCGCCATGGAAACTCGCTTGGTGTACCCCGGCGCGTTCATGAACATTCCGCCGGACTCCGCCCCAGGAGTCGTCTCGGTCGACTACGAATCAGCCGATGGCACAACGTTGACCGGACAACTCTACGAACATCCAAACGCCGCACACACGCTTGTCTATTTCCACGGCAATGGCATCACAGCGGCCCGTGAGAGCACGACTGCCGCTTGGCTCGGCAATCAACTCAAAGCCAATGTCTTCGTCCCCGAATACCGTGGTTTTGACGGCATGCCGGGTTCCCCCGACGAAGCAGGCGTGATCGCCGACGCCGTGGCCGGTCGCGATTTTGCATGTCAACGGTTTTCGATCCAACCGACCGACTTGATTCTGTACGGTCAATCGCTGGGCGGTGGTTGCGCCGTCGCGGTGGCAGCCCAGGGCGGTGCGAAACTGCTCGTACTGGATCGCACGTTTGATCGGATGGTTGACGTGGCTGCCGACAAATACCAATTCATCCCCGTCAAATTCTTGATGCGAAATCGCTACGATTCGATCGCACGAATTCAAAATTACTCGGGGCCGCTTGTGCAGATGCATGGCGATGACGACCGGTTGATTCCGATCCAGCATGGCAAACGCTTGTATGACGAGTCAGGCTGTTCCCCCAAGCATTTCGTCGAGATTGATGCGATGGGACACAACGATCCGACGCCACCATGGGCGTGGAATGAATGCCGTGAAACCATCGACACGTTCTTATCCAATTCCCCCTAA
- a CDS encoding ABC transporter ATP-binding protein — protein MSSDNDYEYELDPEPKPGDASESLIVVDDLSVVFQKQTILQDINVSILRGQTIAVIGESGCGKTVFMKTLVGLIQPTQGSISFDGRRFDEMSMTELTRTRKRFGFVFQNAALFDSMSIFENVAFPLRQNEVVAESEVRDRVMQHLMEVGLPSEVARKYPAELSGGMRKRVGLARALILEPELVVYDEPTTGLDPIMSDVINELILETRRRYPVTSIVVTHDMHTARKVSDRVLMFYPRRRLSPHESQVLFDGSPSDLEHADDRRVRQFVRGEAGERLKEMSLQSEG, from the coding sequence ATGAGCTCCGATAACGATTACGAATACGAACTTGATCCTGAACCCAAACCAGGCGACGCCTCGGAATCACTGATCGTGGTCGATGATCTGAGCGTGGTGTTTCAAAAGCAAACGATCCTGCAAGACATCAACGTTTCGATCTTGCGAGGCCAAACCATCGCGGTGATTGGCGAAAGCGGGTGTGGCAAAACCGTTTTCATGAAAACGTTGGTCGGTTTGATCCAACCGACGCAAGGGTCGATCTCGTTTGACGGTCGCCGTTTCGACGAAATGAGCATGACCGAACTCACACGAACTCGCAAACGTTTTGGGTTTGTATTTCAAAACGCAGCGTTGTTCGACAGCATGTCAATCTTCGAAAATGTCGCGTTTCCGCTGCGGCAAAACGAGGTGGTCGCAGAGTCCGAAGTACGCGACCGAGTGATGCAGCATCTAATGGAAGTCGGGTTGCCAAGCGAAGTCGCACGAAAGTATCCCGCCGAGTTATCCGGCGGGATGCGGAAACGGGTCGGTTTGGCGCGTGCGTTAATTTTGGAACCGGAGTTGGTCGTGTACGACGAACCGACCACGGGACTCGATCCGATCATGAGCGACGTGATCAACGAATTGATCCTCGAGACACGGCGACGTTATCCGGTGACCAGCATCGTGGTCACGCATGACATGCACACCGCTCGCAAAGTCTCCGATCGTGTGTTGATGTTTTACCCGCGACGACGCTTGAGTCCGCACGAATCGCAAGTGTTATTCGATGGATCGCCCAGTGACCTTGAACACGCCGATGATCGACGCGTTCGCCAATTTGTTCGTGGTGAAGCGGGTGAACGGTTGAAGGAGATGTCGCTGCAAAGCGAAGGCTAA
- a CDS encoding ABC transporter permease, whose product MNDPTPSEGPFVRWVMEWGSAVVDGVTTVGDIAIFAWKMFVWLFTRLPRRGTILPNFYQVGVLSLPVVALTGTFIGMVLAVNSYYQFHAFGLENRLGVVINTSLVRELGPVLAATMLAGRVGSAMAAVLGTMRVTEQIDALTTMGADPIHYLVVPRFLACILLIPALTIMADFMGIVGGYFYSVVILGIDHAAYLNHSREGVRGFDLFNGIFKSFFFGGVIAIVSCYRGFNCQAGAEGVGKAATAAFVYSFVLILAIDLALNIFLDALYFKLYPEGASIL is encoded by the coding sequence ATGAATGATCCCACGCCAAGCGAAGGCCCCTTCGTGCGCTGGGTGATGGAATGGGGATCGGCAGTCGTCGATGGCGTGACCACCGTGGGCGACATTGCCATCTTCGCTTGGAAGATGTTTGTTTGGTTGTTCACTCGGCTCCCTCGTCGCGGCACGATTCTGCCGAATTTCTATCAGGTCGGTGTGCTCAGTTTGCCTGTCGTCGCGTTAACCGGCACGTTCATCGGGATGGTGCTAGCGGTGAACAGCTACTACCAATTCCACGCCTTTGGGCTCGAGAACCGATTGGGGGTCGTCATCAACACCTCGCTGGTCCGCGAGCTGGGTCCCGTTCTTGCCGCCACGATGTTGGCCGGCCGCGTCGGCAGCGCCATGGCGGCGGTCTTGGGAACGATGCGAGTGACCGAACAAATCGATGCACTCACCACGATGGGTGCTGATCCGATCCATTACTTGGTTGTGCCCCGATTCTTGGCCTGCATTTTGCTAATCCCGGCACTGACGATCATGGCCGATTTCATGGGGATTGTCGGTGGCTATTTTTACAGCGTGGTGATCCTTGGAATCGATCACGCCGCCTACCTGAATCATTCGCGTGAAGGGGTACGCGGTTTTGACCTTTTCAATGGCATCTTCAAAAGCTTCTTCTTTGGCGGTGTGATTGCAATTGTCAGTTGCTACCGAGGATTCAATTGCCAAGCCGGTGCCGAAGGGGTTGGCAAAGCTGCCACCGCGGCGTTCGTCTACTCGTTTGTCTTGATCCTGGCGATCGACTTGGCGCTAAACATTTTCTTGGACGCGTTGTACTTCAAACTTTATCCCGAAGGAGCATCGATCCTATGA
- a CDS encoding GntP family permease: MMRPRSFFLVLLLLTLVLCVIPSGVIAQSAPASADALAAEMIPGTTADVTVTSHPLNQTSVLILAVGIFCVLGMIIALKLNAFLALIVSALIVSLLVGLTQGGTAGARMDAVVTAFGSSAGSIGIVIAMAAIIGKCMLDSGAADRIVRSAVNITGEKKASVGLMVSGFVLAVPVFFDTVFYLLVPLARSLHRRTNKNYLRYLMAIATGGAITHTLVPPTPGPLLVSSILGVDIGMMMLVGTLVALPAAIVGLIFSILIDNKSPVEMRPLGANENKHQPLLDNQLPSFWIALLPVILPVVLIGAGTLATTVADREDRAMLSVADIKDFDALAGQLAAATPNSPAGRVMASSALNENEVTLLKKPASSDAAKSEVVAVLNEVLLDPELYAEEAFLGVALSDVSKSKINANQLRMKPVDRRRMNRALLEDAFPDLIAAHQWNSPNRELAESLSLWSNPNFALLLAAICAMLTLKVVRQLSWRDLAVDVEESLMSGGVIILITAAGGAFGSMLTDTNISDTIQQAFQDQGGAGLALLVLGWTIAAVLKIAQGSSTVAMIIGAGMMSAIIGDAKPDFNMVYVATAVGAGSLMGSWMNDSGFWVFTKMGGLTEGESLRSWTPLLAVLSLVGLLATLLLSQVLPLRASL; the protein is encoded by the coding sequence ATGATGCGTCCCAGATCGTTTTTTCTTGTTTTATTGCTCCTTACCCTCGTCTTGTGCGTCATCCCCAGCGGCGTCATCGCTCAATCGGCCCCGGCATCCGCAGATGCTTTGGCTGCCGAAATGATCCCCGGTACTACCGCGGACGTGACCGTCACCAGCCATCCGCTGAATCAAACCTCGGTGCTGATTTTGGCGGTTGGCATTTTTTGTGTGCTGGGGATGATCATCGCCCTGAAACTGAACGCGTTTCTCGCGTTGATCGTTTCGGCGTTGATCGTCAGTTTGTTGGTGGGGCTGACGCAAGGAGGAACGGCGGGAGCTCGAATGGATGCGGTTGTCACGGCCTTTGGCAGTTCGGCCGGCAGCATCGGTATCGTGATCGCGATGGCAGCCATCATCGGCAAATGTATGCTCGACAGCGGAGCGGCCGACCGCATCGTCCGCAGTGCCGTCAACATCACCGGAGAAAAGAAGGCGTCAGTCGGCTTGATGGTCAGCGGCTTTGTGCTCGCGGTGCCGGTGTTTTTCGACACCGTCTTTTACTTGCTCGTCCCGCTGGCTCGAAGTCTGCATCGTCGAACCAACAAAAACTATCTTCGTTACCTGATGGCAATCGCCACCGGCGGTGCAATCACCCACACGTTGGTTCCTCCCACACCAGGTCCGCTGTTGGTCTCGTCGATCCTCGGAGTCGACATTGGCATGATGATGTTGGTAGGCACCTTGGTCGCGTTGCCGGCTGCGATTGTTGGCTTGATTTTCTCAATCTTGATCGACAACAAAAGTCCTGTCGAAATGCGTCCACTCGGCGCCAATGAAAACAAACACCAACCACTGCTTGATAATCAATTGCCTTCGTTCTGGATCGCATTACTGCCGGTGATATTGCCAGTCGTGTTGATTGGTGCTGGTACGCTTGCCACCACCGTGGCGGATCGCGAAGACCGTGCGATGTTGAGTGTTGCGGACATCAAGGACTTTGATGCATTGGCCGGCCAACTCGCCGCTGCGACGCCCAATTCGCCTGCGGGCCGTGTGATGGCAAGCAGTGCGTTGAACGAAAACGAGGTGACACTGCTAAAAAAGCCCGCCTCTAGTGACGCTGCAAAGAGCGAAGTGGTGGCGGTGCTCAACGAAGTACTGCTTGACCCAGAACTGTACGCTGAGGAAGCTTTTTTGGGGGTCGCGTTGTCGGACGTTTCCAAGTCAAAGATCAATGCAAATCAATTGCGAATGAAACCGGTCGACCGCCGGCGGATGAACCGCGCCCTGCTTGAAGACGCGTTCCCCGATCTGATTGCAGCGCATCAATGGAATTCTCCCAATCGTGAACTCGCCGAATCATTGTCGTTATGGAGCAACCCGAACTTTGCGTTGTTGTTGGCAGCAATCTGCGCGATGTTGACGCTAAAGGTCGTGCGTCAATTAAGCTGGCGTGATCTTGCCGTGGATGTCGAAGAATCGCTGATGAGCGGTGGGGTGATTATTCTGATCACCGCCGCGGGCGGCGCGTTTGGATCGATGCTGACCGATACGAACATCAGCGACACGATCCAGCAAGCGTTCCAAGATCAGGGCGGAGCAGGGCTGGCGCTGCTTGTGCTGGGATGGACAATCGCTGCAGTACTGAAAATTGCGCAAGGCAGCAGCACCGTGGCAATGATCATCGGCGCCGGAATGATGTCCGCGATCATTGGCGACGCGAAACCCGATTTCAACATGGTCTACGTCGCGACCGCCGTGGGAGCCGGATCCCTGATGGGCAGCTGGATGAACGACAGCGGGTTTTGGGTGTTCACCAAAATGGGCGGACTGACCGAAGGCGAATCGCTACGTAGTTGGACGCCCCTATTGGCGGTGTTGTCGCTCGTGGGTTTGTTGGCCACGCTATTGTTAAGCCAAGTCCTTCCATTGCGAGCCAGTTTGTGA